The Brasilonema sennae CENA114 genome includes a region encoding these proteins:
- a CDS encoding DUF928 domain-containing protein, whose translation MKLAGVIPVILLCLVSYSPQVQPQVAQPVKNKNANTQNRLEKLNFPRSGAPVGRRQGGARRNGCPDLKQPVTALVPGEGTVNEAISFLSLTVSEYPTFWVYLPDLPTNLRSGEFVFQDERGKNIYKTPLKLPDRSGIIGITLPQNPQYALKQDNKYQWYFKVYCGNPENASDYYYVKAWVQKVALTPNLENQLKAAKPKEYPVYAVNQIWQDAVTNLADMRRTNSSSSTLAQDWTDLLKAVGLEEFATAPIVGRYGMER comes from the coding sequence ATGAAACTTGCTGGCGTTATCCCTGTGATACTCCTTTGTCTTGTGAGTTACTCTCCACAAGTGCAACCACAGGTTGCTCAACCAGTCAAGAATAAGAATGCAAATACACAGAACCGCCTTGAGAAATTGAACTTTCCACGTAGTGGTGCACCTGTCGGTCGCCGCCAAGGAGGGGCAAGACGTAATGGCTGTCCAGACTTGAAACAGCCCGTGACTGCATTAGTTCCAGGTGAGGGAACTGTCAATGAAGCGATATCTTTCTTATCATTAACAGTCTCCGAGTATCCAACCTTTTGGGTTTATCTTCCCGACTTACCCACTAACTTGCGTTCTGGAGAGTTTGTGTTTCAGGACGAGAGAGGCAAAAATATCTACAAGACACCTTTGAAGCTGCCTGATAGGTCTGGTATCATTGGCATTACTCTGCCACAAAATCCGCAATATGCGCTCAAGCAAGACAATAAGTATCAATGGTACTTCAAAGTTTATTGTGGCAACCCGGAAAACGCATCTGATTACTATTACGTAAAAGCATGGGTGCAAAAAGTTGCGCTTACCCCAAATCTTGAAAATCAGTTAAAAGCGGCAAAACCGAAAGAATACCCTGTCTATGCTGTTAATCAAATTTGGCAGGATGCTGTTACGAATTTAGCTGATATGCGCCGTACTAATTCAAGTTCATCTACACTTGCACAGGATTGGACTGATTTGTTAAAAGCCGTTGGTTTGGAAGAGTTTGCTACTGCGCCGATTGTTGGGCGTTATGGTATGGAAAGATAA